TCGCAGCATCCGACGCACAATTTTCTGAAGAGAAAAAAGTCAAAATCGCACAGTGCCCTACAGACATCGCGCCTGCAATCTTGGAACTTCTGGGTCAAGCAGAGACAGTTCCCGCCACAGAATTGATCAAAAACCGGCGAGAATCCTTGAGGAGACGTTGCAATGTTTGAAGCGAAATTGAAACCCCACCTTGAGATAATCCTGTCTGCTATTGCGAATAAAATGGTGGCACTCGGTATTACAGCGAATATGGTAACGCTTTTCGGGTTCTTCGTGAATCTCATCGCGACCTTTTACTTCGCGACAGGACACCTGATTACCGGTGGGATTCTTATTCTGTTTGGTGGGAGTTTTGATATGATAGATGGAGCCGTTGCACGTGCGCAGAGAAACTTGCGAGCATCCGGAGCACTCTTGGATTCTGTTATTGATCGTTATTCAGAAGGTTTTCTCTTCCTCGGAGCACTCATCTATTTTTACACTTTGGAAAGTCTGTTGGGGATAATTTTAGCGTTTGGCGCATGGTTCGGTTCAATACTCGTTAGCTACGTGAGAGCAAGAGCCGAGGGACTTCAAATTACTTGTAAGGTCGGACTCATGCAACGACCCGAACGCATCATCTTACTCGGGACTGGTACGCTGATTCAAGGGCTGCTCTGGTACAAATTTCCGATTATTCAAAGTACTGGAATGATTCTGCTCTGCACACTCGGTATCCTCACACTCACCTCACACATTACCGCCGTTCACCGACTCATCTTTTCATATCAAGAATTGAGTCGTTAACCAAGTCCGAGCACCGATATAATATCTAAGTTAAAGGGTTTTAATACCAGGTTCAGGGAGAAGGCGAGGACGGCTACAACAAGAACCACTTTAATCCATTTATCCCCTTTTTCGACTGCCCAATGGCTGCCAATCCATGCACCGGTCGCATTACCTATCGCCAACGTCACACCTAAGGTCCAATCGACCTGCTTTTCCATGATAAAAATACCGAGGGCTAACACGGTATAAAAGAAGATAACTAAAACTTTAATGGCGTTTGTTCGCACTAAATCTATACCCGTAAGGAGACGCAAAGCAGTGATGACAAGCAGTCCGACACCTGCTTGGATGAAACCACCATAGATTCCGATAAAAAAGAAAACGACCATTGCGATGATTTTAGAACCTGTGCCGCTGCTTTCAATTCTATCCTTTAACCTTGCTGTTGGATTCAGCAGTGTTAAAGTCAGCATAACAAGCATCACGCCTGCAAGAATAAATTGGAATAACGCCGCATCCGTACCAATCGCAATTTTGGCACCTATCCCGGCACCGATGACCGCAGGGACAGCGAGTAGGATACCATATCTAA
This sequence is a window from Candidatus Poribacteria bacterium. Protein-coding genes within it:
- a CDS encoding CDP-alcohol phosphatidyltransferase family protein, whose translation is MFEAKLKPHLEIILSAIANKMVALGITANMVTLFGFFVNLIATFYFATGHLITGGILILFGGSFDMIDGAVARAQRNLRASGALLDSVIDRYSEGFLFLGALIYFYTLESLLGIILAFGAWFGSILVSYVRARAEGLQITCKVGLMQRPERIILLGTGTLIQGLLWYKFPIIQSTGMILLCTLGILTLTSHITAVHRLIFSYQELSR
- a CDS encoding sulfite exporter TauE/SafE family protein; the encoded protein is MEFNLLHTVLLFGTGICAGFLNTVAAGGSLLALPMLIFLTSDPVLSNGTNRIAIFFQNISAIIGFRRKGISDFRYGILLAVPAVIGAGIGAKIAIGTDAALFQFILAGVMLVMLTLTLLNPTARLKDRIESSGTGSKIIAMVVFFFIGIYGGFIQAGVGLLVITALRLLTGIDLVRTNAIKVLVIFFYTVLALGIFIMEKQVDWTLGVTLAIGNATGAWIGSHWAVEKGDKWIKVVLVVAVLAFSLNLVLKPFNLDIISVLGLG